The following are encoded in a window of Solibacillus sp. FSL R7-0668 genomic DNA:
- a CDS encoding NETI motif-containing protein: MAKNQVWYEVQENETIEQCLERMKKDGYQPFGRKEEPVFEEVNGEPVYLRQKIQFKGIILEE, from the coding sequence TTGGCTAAGAATCAAGTGTGGTATGAAGTACAAGAAAATGAAACAATCGAGCAATGTCTTGAACGAATGAAGAAAGATGGTTATCAGCCATTTGGACGTAAGGAAGAGCCCGTATTTGAAGAGGTCAATGGTGAGCCCGTGTATTTACGGCAAAAAATCCAATTCAAAGGGATAATACTCGAAGAATAA
- the purK gene encoding 5-(carboxyamino)imidazole ribonucleotide synthase: MTKMIYPGQTIGIIGGGQLGRMMAVAAKEAGYKIAVLEPTMDSPCGQVADIRIVAAYDDEAALEELAEVSDVITYEFENIDYEGLKRLTQIAYVPQGAELVRITQNRVTEKAMIVEAGCPVAPYVVADTYEQLTAQIHEIGFPCIVKTARGGYDGKGQQLLKSAADLPLAQGLFEHSQCIAEGFVPFTKEISVIVQRNGHGETYCLPVGENIHVNHILHETIVPARIGANTAMLAEEAAMKIADYLQLVGTLAVEMFVLEDGSIVINECAPRPHNSGHYSIEACNISQFTQHIRAVCGWPLRKPQLWAPSIMVNVLGQHVVSLTNSISKYPDWSVHLYGKSEAKVNRKMGHVTIMTKDLNTTLKQIEESGIWPE; encoded by the coding sequence GTGACAAAAATGATTTATCCTGGACAAACGATCGGCATTATTGGAGGCGGTCAGCTTGGTCGAATGATGGCAGTCGCGGCAAAAGAAGCAGGCTATAAAATTGCTGTTTTAGAGCCGACAATGGATTCACCTTGTGGACAAGTAGCAGACATTCGCATCGTAGCAGCTTATGATGACGAGGCCGCACTTGAAGAATTAGCAGAAGTAAGTGACGTGATTACGTACGAATTCGAAAATATCGATTACGAGGGCTTAAAGCGTTTAACACAAATTGCTTATGTCCCACAAGGAGCAGAGCTTGTTCGGATTACACAAAATCGTGTAACGGAAAAAGCGATGATTGTTGAGGCTGGTTGTCCAGTAGCGCCGTATGTTGTGGCGGATACATATGAACAGCTTACAGCACAAATTCATGAAATTGGCTTCCCATGCATCGTGAAAACGGCACGTGGAGGCTATGATGGCAAAGGGCAGCAGCTGTTAAAATCAGCAGCTGATTTGCCACTTGCACAAGGTTTATTTGAACATTCACAATGCATTGCAGAAGGCTTTGTACCATTTACGAAAGAGATTTCCGTCATTGTTCAGCGCAATGGACATGGCGAAACATACTGCTTGCCAGTAGGCGAAAATATTCATGTAAATCACATTTTACATGAAACAATTGTGCCTGCGCGCATCGGAGCGAACACAGCCATGTTAGCAGAAGAAGCGGCGATGAAAATTGCAGACTACTTACAGCTAGTCGGCACATTAGCAGTAGAAATGTTCGTACTTGAAGATGGTAGCATTGTCATCAACGAATGCGCACCGCGACCACATAACTCTGGTCATTACTCAATAGAGGCGTGCAATATTTCACAATTCACACAGCATATCCGTGCTGTATGTGGATGGCCATTACGTAAACCGCAGTTATGGGCACCATCAATCATGGTGAATGTGCTAGGACAGCATGTTGTATCTTTAACAAACTCTATTTCGAAATATCCAGATTGGTCTGTACACCTTTACGGTAAATCAGAAGCAAAAGTGAATCGTAAAATGGGTCATGTAACGATCATGACAAAGGATTTAAATACGACTTTAAAACAAATCGAGGAATCTGGTATTTGGCCAGAGTAG
- the purS gene encoding phosphoribosylformylglycinamidine synthase subunit PurS: MKKVKIYVTLKESILDPQGSAVQGSLQKIGYSEVTDIRIGKYLEVEIADTDRDVDTIVKEMCEKVLTNTVIEKYRYEIEEA, encoded by the coding sequence ATGAAGAAAGTTAAAATTTACGTAACATTAAAAGAAAGTATTTTAGATCCACAAGGTTCAGCTGTTCAAGGTTCATTACAAAAAATCGGATATAGTGAAGTGACAGACATTCGTATTGGTAAATATTTAGAAGTGGAAATCGCTGATACTGACCGCGATGTAGATACAATCGTTAAGGAAATGTGTGAAAAAGTATTAACAAATACGGTAATCGAGAAATACCGTTACGAAATCGAGGAGGCATAA
- the purC gene encoding phosphoribosylaminoimidazolesuccinocarboxamide synthase: protein MEKGQLLYEGKAKRLYATQDEEILFVEYKDSATAFNGEKKAEIAGKGNLNNQITTLIFEKLQANGIASHFVKRLSDNEQLVRKVEIIPIEVVTRNIAAGSLAKRLGFEEGTSLKRPIVEFYYKDDALGDPFITTEHIDVLAIATPKEVQDLYDKALQVNEVLRPIFSAVGVTLVDFKLEFGRDKEGNVLLADEISPDTCRLWDTNTNQKLDKDVFRRDLGSITEVYEIILQKLGGK, encoded by the coding sequence ATGGAAAAAGGTCAACTTTTGTACGAAGGTAAAGCAAAACGATTATACGCAACACAGGATGAAGAAATTCTATTTGTTGAATATAAAGATAGTGCCACAGCATTTAACGGTGAGAAAAAAGCCGAAATTGCCGGTAAAGGAAATTTAAACAACCAAATCACTACTTTAATTTTCGAAAAATTACAAGCAAACGGAATTGCGTCACATTTCGTAAAACGTCTTTCCGATAATGAACAGCTTGTACGTAAAGTCGAAATTATTCCAATTGAAGTCGTAACACGTAATATCGCTGCCGGAAGCTTAGCAAAACGTCTAGGCTTTGAAGAAGGGACAAGCTTAAAGCGTCCAATCGTTGAGTTTTACTATAAAGACGATGCTTTAGGGGACCCATTCATCACAACGGAGCATATCGACGTGCTCGCTATTGCTACACCAAAGGAAGTACAAGATTTATATGACAAAGCACTGCAAGTAAATGAAGTGCTGCGTCCAATCTTTTCTGCAGTTGGTGTGACATTAGTCGACTTTAAATTAGAATTCGGTCGTGACAAGGAAGGCAATGTACTACTTGCCGATGAAATTTCACCTGACACTTGTCGTTTATGGGACACCAACACAAATCAAAAGCTTGATAAAGACGTATTCCGCCGTGATCTAGGCAGTATAACTGAAGTATACGAAATTATTTTACAAAAACTTGGAGGCAAATAA
- a CDS encoding NCS2 family permease, with protein sequence MKKYFEFDKLGTNYRKETIGGITTFLSMAYILAVNPGMLSAAGMDYNAVFVATALAAAVGSLFMGLIARYPIALAPGMGLNAFFAFSVVLGMGMAWETALTGVLFSGLIFIVLSLTGLREIIINAIPAQLKYAVGAGIGLFITFVGFQGSGIIVADEATLVKLGDVTTGNALLAVFGVVITAIFMAKKINGGIFYGMILTAIAGMIFGLVKVPEKVFSSIPDVSPTFGAAFDAFANPSLILNMDFLIVVLTFLFVDFFDTAGTLMAVAGQAGLVKDNKLPRAGRALLADSLATVTGAIFGTSTTTSYVESTAGVAAGARTGFASVVTGILFLLALFISPLLSVVTSAVTAPALIIVGALMVSSLRLIEWDKIEIAIPAFLVVLCMPLGYSIATGIAIGFLFYPITMLVAGRGKEIHPIMYGMFLIFLGYFIFL encoded by the coding sequence ATGAAAAAGTATTTCGAGTTTGATAAACTTGGAACGAATTACCGCAAGGAAACAATCGGTGGAATAACAACCTTCCTATCAATGGCATATATTTTAGCTGTTAACCCTGGAATGTTATCTGCAGCGGGAATGGATTACAATGCCGTATTCGTAGCAACAGCTCTAGCTGCGGCAGTTGGTAGTTTATTTATGGGGCTTATTGCAAGATACCCAATCGCACTAGCACCAGGTATGGGACTGAATGCATTCTTTGCTTTCTCAGTAGTATTAGGAATGGGTATGGCATGGGAAACAGCATTAACAGGTGTGTTATTCTCAGGATTAATTTTCATTGTTCTATCATTAACAGGTTTACGTGAAATTATTATTAACGCAATTCCAGCTCAATTGAAATATGCAGTAGGTGCCGGTATTGGTTTATTCATTACATTTGTAGGTTTTCAAGGATCAGGTATTATCGTAGCGGATGAGGCTACATTGGTAAAACTTGGTGATGTAACTACTGGAAATGCATTATTAGCAGTGTTTGGCGTTGTCATTACAGCAATCTTCATGGCTAAAAAGATTAACGGTGGTATTTTCTACGGGATGATTCTTACAGCAATTGCTGGTATGATTTTTGGATTAGTAAAAGTACCTGAAAAAGTATTCTCAAGTATTCCAGATGTTTCACCAACATTTGGTGCAGCATTTGATGCATTTGCCAATCCAAGTTTAATTTTAAATATGGACTTCTTAATTGTAGTTCTAACATTCTTATTCGTAGACTTCTTTGATACGGCAGGTACATTAATGGCGGTAGCAGGGCAAGCAGGTTTAGTAAAAGATAATAAATTACCTCGCGCAGGTCGTGCATTATTAGCCGATTCATTAGCAACAGTAACAGGTGCTATTTTCGGTACATCAACAACGACTTCTTATGTAGAGTCTACTGCCGGTGTAGCAGCAGGCGCACGTACAGGCTTTGCTTCTGTTGTAACAGGTATATTATTCTTATTAGCATTATTTATCTCACCATTATTATCGGTAGTGACATCAGCAGTAACTGCACCAGCATTAATTATCGTAGGTGCACTAATGGTTTCTTCATTACGTTTAATTGAATGGGATAAGATTGAAATTGCAATTCCGGCATTTTTAGTTGTTTTATGTATGCCACTTGGTTATTCAATTGCAACAGGTATCGCAATTGGTTTCTTATTCTATCCAATCACGATGTTAGTGGCGGGTCGTGGTAAAGAAATTCATCCAATTATGTACGGTATGTTCTTAATCTTCTTAGGTTACTTTATCTTCTTATAA
- the purB gene encoding adenylosuccinate lyase, which yields MIERYTRPEMGAIWTEENKYRAWLEVEILACEAWAEIGEIPKEDVIKLRANADFDINRIYEIEKETRHDVVAFTRAVSETPALGEERKWVHYGLTSTDVVDTALSYLIKQANEILRKDLKKFLAIIKSKAQEHKNTVCMGRTHGVHAEPTTFGLKLALWYEEMKRNMERFEAAAKVIETGKMSGAVGTYANIDPRVEAYVCEHLGLAAAPISTQTLQRDRHAQYFSTLALIATSIEKFATEVRGLQKSETREVEEGFAKGQKGSSAMPHKRNPIGSENMTGMARLMRGYMLTAFENVSLWHERDISHSSAERVIIPDATITLNYMLNRFGSIIENLSVFPENMKRNMERTFGLIYSQRILLALIDKGLVREEAYDTVQPLTARAWDEQTQFRPLVEASEKITSYLSPEEINDCFDYNYHIQNVDFIFERLGLNE from the coding sequence ATGATTGAACGCTATACACGTCCCGAAATGGGCGCAATTTGGACTGAAGAAAATAAATATCGAGCTTGGCTTGAAGTTGAAATTTTAGCTTGTGAAGCATGGGCTGAGATTGGAGAAATTCCAAAAGAAGATGTTATTAAATTACGTGCGAATGCCGACTTCGATATCAATCGCATCTACGAAATCGAAAAGGAAACGCGTCATGACGTAGTAGCGTTCACTCGCGCTGTCTCTGAAACACCTGCACTTGGGGAAGAACGTAAATGGGTACATTACGGCTTAACTTCTACAGATGTAGTGGATACAGCGTTATCTTACTTAATAAAACAAGCGAATGAGATCCTTCGCAAAGATTTGAAGAAATTTTTAGCAATCATCAAAAGTAAAGCACAAGAGCATAAAAATACCGTCTGCATGGGGCGTACTCATGGTGTCCATGCAGAACCTACAACATTTGGTTTAAAGCTTGCCCTTTGGTATGAAGAAATGAAGCGTAATATGGAGCGCTTCGAGGCGGCTGCAAAGGTCATTGAAACCGGTAAAATGAGTGGGGCGGTTGGTACATATGCCAATATCGATCCTCGTGTAGAGGCATATGTATGTGAGCATCTTGGCTTAGCGGCAGCGCCCATTTCAACACAAACGCTGCAGCGTGATCGTCATGCACAATACTTCTCGACACTCGCGTTAATTGCGACTTCCATTGAAAAGTTTGCAACAGAAGTGCGCGGCTTACAAAAGTCCGAGACACGTGAAGTAGAGGAAGGTTTTGCAAAAGGTCAAAAAGGTTCTTCGGCAATGCCGCATAAACGTAATCCAATCGGCTCTGAAAATATGACAGGTATGGCACGCTTAATGCGCGGCTATATGCTAACAGCTTTTGAAAACGTGTCATTATGGCATGAGCGTGATATTTCGCACTCATCAGCAGAGCGTGTCATTATTCCAGATGCAACAATTACATTGAACTACATGTTAAATCGTTTCGGCAGTATTATCGAAAACTTATCAGTATTCCCTGAAAATATGAAACGCAATATGGAGCGTACGTTTGGATTAATTTACTCACAGCGTATCCTACTTGCATTAATTGATAAAGGTTTAGTTCGTGAAGAGGCGTACGATACGGTTCAACCCTTAACTGCACGCGCATGGGATGAGCAAACACAGTTCCGCCCATTAGTAGAAGCTAGTGAAAAGATTACTTCTTATCTATCACCTGAAGAAATCAACGACTGCTTCGATTACAACTATCACATTCAAAATGTCGATTTCATTTTCGAACGTTTAGGACTGAACGAATAA
- a CDS encoding heavy-metal-associated domain-containing protein, with product MQKATIQLETLSCPSCLQKIESAVKKVAGVEEESVKVLFNASKVKLNFDSAAVAIEKIEKAIEALGYPIIETKVKAV from the coding sequence ATGCAAAAAGCAACCATTCAATTAGAAACATTATCTTGTCCATCCTGTTTACAAAAGATTGAAAGTGCTGTAAAAAAGGTAGCTGGTGTTGAAGAAGAAAGCGTAAAAGTGCTGTTCAATGCAAGCAAAGTGAAATTGAACTTTGATTCGGCGGCTGTCGCAATTGAAAAAATTGAAAAGGCGATTGAAGCTTTAGGATACCCAATTATTGAAACAAAGGTAAAGGCTGTTTGA
- the purL gene encoding phosphoribosylformylglycinamidine synthase subunit PurL → MSTTNFEPSPEQIKSKRLYADMGMTDAEFDLAIEKLGRIPNWTETGLFSVMWSEHCSYKKSKPVLRKFPTKGPQVLQGPGEGAGIVDIGDKQAVVFKMESHNHPSAIEPYQGAATGVGGILRDVFSMGARPIAMLNSLRFGELKSARGKYLFEEVVAGIAGYGNCIGVPTVGGEVQFDPCYEGNPLVNAMCVGLIDHKDIQKGVAAGVGNTVMYVGAKTGRDGIHGATFSSEELTEDTEESRSAVQVGDPFMEKLLLEACLEVVKSDALVGIQDMGAAGLTSSSAEMASKAGTGVEMNLDLVPQRETGMSAYEMMLSESQERMLLVVKAGREEEIKAIFEKYDLDAVAVGKVTEDKMLRLLHGGEVVAEVPADALAEDAPVYIMPEAEPAYFAEFQAMENVEPQVTDYKATLTSLLKAPTVASKEWVYDQYDYQVRTNTVVAPGSDAAVLRVRGTNKGLAMTTDCNSRYIYLDPTTGGKIAVAEAARNIVCSGGQPLAITDCLNFGNPEKPEIFWQIQKSADGITEACLALDAPVIGGNVSMYNERSGEAVYPTPTIGMVGLVTDLKHVTTQEVKAAGDVVYVIGETATEFGGSELQKLIDGKISGKAPAIDLTVEAARQQAILAAIRAGLVQSAHDVSEGGVAVALAEKTFAANGLGIEATLTGSATTALFAESQSRFVLTVKAENVEAFEAIVSDAQKIGTVTEDAKLTINGETGVLVEGTVEEFRSAWKGAIPCLLKSEA, encoded by the coding sequence ATGTCAACAACTAATTTTGAGCCATCACCAGAGCAAATTAAATCGAAGCGTTTATATGCCGACATGGGTATGACAGATGCAGAATTTGATTTAGCGATTGAAAAATTAGGTCGTATTCCAAACTGGACAGAAACAGGTCTATTTTCAGTAATGTGGTCGGAGCACTGCTCTTACAAAAAATCGAAGCCCGTATTACGCAAATTCCCTACAAAAGGTCCTCAAGTATTACAAGGACCAGGTGAAGGCGCGGGTATCGTGGATATCGGTGATAAGCAAGCAGTGGTATTCAAAATGGAATCACATAACCACCCTTCAGCAATTGAGCCTTACCAAGGTGCCGCAACAGGCGTTGGCGGTATTTTACGTGATGTATTCTCAATGGGAGCACGCCCAATTGCGATGCTAAACTCTTTACGTTTTGGTGAGTTAAAATCAGCGCGCGGTAAATACTTATTTGAGGAAGTCGTAGCAGGTATCGCAGGTTATGGGAACTGTATCGGCGTTCCAACAGTAGGGGGCGAAGTACAATTCGACCCTTGCTATGAGGGCAACCCACTTGTAAATGCGATGTGCGTAGGTTTAATCGACCATAAAGACATTCAAAAGGGTGTTGCAGCAGGTGTTGGGAACACAGTAATGTATGTTGGGGCAAAAACAGGTCGTGACGGTATTCACGGTGCTACTTTCTCTTCTGAGGAATTAACGGAAGATACAGAAGAGTCACGCTCAGCTGTACAAGTTGGTGACCCATTCATGGAAAAATTATTACTTGAAGCTTGTCTTGAAGTAGTAAAATCAGACGCACTTGTTGGGATTCAGGACATGGGTGCGGCAGGCTTAACTTCATCTTCAGCAGAGATGGCTTCAAAGGCTGGTACAGGTGTAGAAATGAATTTAGATCTAGTACCACAACGTGAAACAGGTATGTCAGCTTACGAAATGATGTTATCTGAATCACAAGAGCGTATGTTACTTGTTGTAAAAGCGGGCCGTGAGGAAGAAATAAAAGCGATTTTCGAAAAATATGACTTAGATGCAGTAGCTGTAGGTAAAGTAACAGAAGATAAAATGCTTCGCTTATTACATGGCGGTGAAGTGGTAGCAGAAGTACCAGCAGATGCACTTGCTGAAGACGCGCCAGTGTACATTATGCCAGAAGCAGAGCCAGCGTATTTTGCTGAGTTCCAAGCAATGGAAAATGTTGAGCCACAAGTAACAGATTATAAAGCAACGTTAACATCACTATTAAAAGCGCCAACTGTTGCGTCTAAAGAGTGGGTTTACGATCAATATGACTATCAAGTACGTACAAATACAGTAGTAGCACCAGGCTCTGATGCGGCTGTTTTACGTGTACGTGGCACAAATAAAGGATTAGCGATGACAACAGACTGTAACTCTCGCTACATCTACTTAGATCCAACAACAGGTGGTAAAATCGCAGTTGCGGAAGCGGCACGTAATATCGTATGTTCAGGTGGACAACCACTTGCGATAACAGACTGCTTAAACTTCGGTAACCCAGAAAAACCAGAAATCTTCTGGCAAATTCAAAAATCAGCTGACGGTATTACGGAAGCGTGTTTAGCACTAGATGCACCAGTAATCGGTGGTAACGTATCGATGTATAACGAACGTTCAGGTGAAGCGGTTTACCCAACACCAACAATTGGTATGGTCGGTTTAGTAACGGATTTAAAACATGTAACAACACAAGAAGTAAAAGCTGCTGGTGATGTGGTGTATGTAATTGGTGAAACAGCGACTGAATTCGGTGGTTCGGAATTACAAAAATTAATCGACGGCAAAATTTCTGGTAAAGCACCAGCAATCGATTTAACAGTGGAAGCAGCTCGTCAACAAGCAATTTTAGCAGCGATTCGTGCAGGACTTGTACAATCTGCGCATGACGTTTCTGAAGGCGGTGTTGCTGTAGCACTTGCAGAAAAAACATTTGCTGCAAACGGCTTAGGGATTGAAGCTACTTTAACAGGTTCAGCAACAACAGCTTTATTTGCTGAATCACAATCACGCTTTGTGTTAACAGTAAAAGCTGAAAATGTAGAAGCATTTGAAGCAATCGTAAGTGATGCACAAAAAATCGGTACAGTAACAGAAGACGCAAAATTAACAATTAACGGTGAAACTGGCGTACTTGTTGAAGGTACTGTGGAGGAATTCCGTTCTGCTTGGAAAGGAGCAATCCCATGCTTGCTGAAATCAGAGGCTTAA
- a CDS encoding Crp/Fnr family transcriptional regulator — protein sequence MKAHKNCVSMVPIFNHLEVQQMAEILDITHSVSFKKREMLYQAGDQSDSLYIVNKGKVKNYRLTDSGKEQLVRILNPGDFTGEYALFNDSIHESYAEAISDTSVCMIKRSDLQTLLTKYPSISMNILKAFSNRLEESEKQTTLFATEKIETRIAIFLTQCLDDGSNEVSLPMSKRDLASYLGTTPETLSRRLTQLETRGLIKRKSNKIIEILNLEELLLV from the coding sequence ATGAAGGCACATAAAAATTGTGTTTCGATGGTCCCGATTTTCAATCATTTAGAAGTGCAACAAATGGCTGAAATTCTTGATATTACGCACTCGGTTTCTTTTAAAAAGCGGGAGATGTTATATCAGGCAGGCGATCAATCAGACTCCCTTTATATCGTCAATAAAGGGAAAGTGAAAAATTACCGATTAACCGATTCAGGTAAGGAACAGCTCGTGCGTATTTTAAATCCAGGTGATTTTACAGGGGAGTATGCGTTATTTAATGATTCGATTCATGAATCTTATGCAGAAGCGATTTCAGATACAAGTGTTTGTATGATCAAGCGTTCGGATTTGCAAACACTTCTTACAAAGTATCCGTCCATTTCAATGAATATTTTAAAAGCGTTTTCTAATCGCTTAGAAGAGTCTGAGAAACAAACGACATTATTTGCTACGGAGAAAATCGAAACACGCATTGCAATTTTTCTGACACAATGTCTAGACGATGGTTCCAATGAAGTTTCCTTACCGATGAGCAAAAGAGATCTTGCCTCCTATTTAGGTACAACTCCTGAAACGCTTAGTAGAAGGCTCACCCAACTTGAAACGCGTGGATTAATTAAAAGAAAATCTAACAAGATAATTGAAATACTCAACTTAGAGGAGCTCTTGCTTGTCTAG
- the purE gene encoding 5-(carboxyamino)imidazole ribonucleotide mutase, whose translation MNPKIGVIMGSSSDWETMKHACDILEQLEVPYEKQVVSAHRTPDLMFEYAEGARDRGIQVIIAGAGGAAHLPGMVAAKTTLPVIGVPVQSRALNGLDSLLSIVQMPGGVPVATVAIGKAGATNAGLLAAQILGAFDTELAAKLDARREATKAQVLESTGDLT comes from the coding sequence ATGAATCCGAAAATTGGCGTTATTATGGGAAGTTCAAGTGACTGGGAAACAATGAAGCATGCGTGCGACATTTTAGAACAGCTTGAAGTACCTTATGAAAAGCAGGTTGTATCTGCACATCGCACACCTGACTTAATGTTTGAATATGCAGAAGGTGCACGTGACCGCGGTATCCAAGTAATTATTGCTGGAGCAGGTGGGGCAGCTCACTTACCAGGAATGGTTGCAGCAAAAACGACATTACCGGTTATTGGTGTACCTGTACAATCTCGTGCATTAAACGGCCTTGATTCCCTACTATCAATCGTACAAATGCCAGGCGGTGTACCAGTGGCAACAGTAGCAATTGGTAAAGCCGGTGCAACCAACGCAGGGTTACTTGCTGCACAAATTTTAGGAGCCTTTGATACGGAACTTGCTGCAAAGCTTGACGCACGTCGTGAAGCGACAAAAGCACAGGTTTTAGAAAGCACAGGTGACCTAACGTGA
- the purQ gene encoding phosphoribosylformylglycinamidine synthase subunit PurQ codes for MKFAVLVFPGSNCDIDMYHAIKDELGEEVEYVWHTEGSLDGFDGALVPGGFSYGDYLRCGAMANQSNVMKALKEFAAAGKPVLGVCNGFQILTEAGLLPGALIRNKNLKFMCRTVQLKVENNDTLFTNQYEAGEVINIPIAHGEGNYYCDEETLAELKANNQIAFTYEGENPNGSLADIAGIINKEGNVLGMMPHPERAANEIVGGADGLKLFKSIVKQWREQHVNN; via the coding sequence ATGAAATTTGCAGTACTCGTTTTCCCGGGGTCTAACTGTGACATCGACATGTATCATGCGATCAAAGACGAATTAGGTGAAGAAGTAGAATACGTTTGGCATACAGAAGGCTCTTTAGATGGTTTTGACGGTGCATTAGTTCCAGGTGGTTTCTCATATGGTGACTACTTACGTTGTGGCGCAATGGCGAACCAATCAAACGTAATGAAGGCTTTAAAAGAATTTGCAGCAGCAGGCAAACCGGTTCTAGGCGTATGTAATGGGTTCCAAATTTTAACGGAAGCTGGCTTATTACCTGGCGCGCTAATCCGCAACAAAAACTTAAAATTCATGTGTCGTACAGTACAATTAAAAGTTGAAAACAATGACACATTATTCACAAACCAGTATGAAGCAGGCGAAGTGATTAATATTCCAATCGCACACGGTGAAGGAAACTACTACTGTGACGAGGAAACATTAGCTGAATTAAAAGCGAATAACCAAATCGCATTCACATATGAAGGTGAAAATCCAAACGGTTCTTTAGCGGATATTGCTGGAATCATCAACAAAGAAGGTAACGTACTTGGTATGATGCCTCACCCAGAGCGTGCAGCGAACGAAATCGTTGGCGGTGCAGACGGTCTTAAATTATTTAAATCAATTGTTAAGCAGTGGAGGGAACAACATGTCAACAACTAA
- a CDS encoding MFS transporter — protein MDMWRNRNVWIVLIGEFIVGLGLWAGIIGNLAFMTEFVPSDFHKSIILAIGMLAGVLVAPLAGRIIDASSKKKVLIGSSIARVITVFIMFAAIAFDSVLLMIVFLVFLQIAAAFFMPAIQSIVPKIVDKKDLLSLNGWHMNARTLSRIVGAAAAGVFVAYVDLIWLYVVSLVMYLAVLATLFFLHIDEDEKSEPSTAKKKESGSFKEVLPVLKQYPVVLVTLVLIVVPILFLGSFNLMIMKIAQMHDSTSISGLLYTVEGAGFMLGAIAVKYLGVRMKTGTMMFSLALLIGVMQALLFFSTIEIMNIVIFAVFGFAVGCFFPTTMTIFQKQMPAEYHGRFFAFRNMIDQTLFQAVLLSTGALLDWFGLPITGLAFGLFSLMLTIFFMLYLKSKKYSLAFE, from the coding sequence ATGGATATGTGGCGGAATCGAAATGTATGGATTGTGTTAATTGGTGAATTTATAGTAGGGCTCGGTCTGTGGGCTGGAATCATTGGGAATTTGGCTTTTATGACGGAGTTCGTTCCTTCAGATTTTCATAAATCGATTATTTTAGCCATCGGAATGCTCGCAGGTGTACTTGTTGCACCTTTAGCAGGGCGGATTATCGATGCTTCGAGTAAGAAGAAGGTGTTGATTGGCTCCTCGATTGCGCGTGTAATTACGGTGTTTATTATGTTTGCGGCCATTGCATTCGATTCAGTGCTTTTAATGATTGTCTTTTTAGTATTCTTACAAATTGCGGCTGCATTTTTTATGCCGGCGATTCAGTCAATTGTCCCGAAAATTGTTGATAAAAAGGATTTGCTTTCATTAAATGGCTGGCATATGAATGCACGTACACTATCTCGTATTGTAGGGGCGGCAGCAGCAGGCGTATTCGTTGCTTATGTAGATTTAATTTGGCTATATGTTGTTTCGCTCGTCATGTATCTAGCGGTGTTAGCAACATTATTCTTCCTACATATCGATGAGGATGAAAAAAGTGAACCAAGCACAGCGAAAAAGAAGGAAAGTGGCAGCTTCAAAGAGGTACTACCCGTACTGAAGCAGTATCCAGTCGTTCTTGTGACGCTTGTGCTAATTGTCGTGCCCATTCTATTTTTAGGCTCGTTCAATTTAATGATTATGAAAATCGCGCAAATGCATGATTCAACAAGTATTTCGGGATTGCTCTATACAGTAGAAGGTGCCGGCTTTATGTTAGGCGCTATTGCAGTCAAATATCTAGGTGTGCGTATGAAAACCGGGACGATGATGTTTAGCCTAGCCCTATTAATTGGTGTGATGCAGGCACTGCTGTTCTTTTCAACAATTGAAATAATGAATATTGTCATTTTTGCAGTATTTGGCTTTGCAGTGGGGTGCTTCTTCCCAACAACGATGACGATCTTTCAAAAGCAAATGCCAGCAGAGTATCACGGGCGCTTTTTTGCCTTCCGAAATATGATAGATCAAACATTGTTTCAGGCGGTATTACTGTCAACGGGGGCATTACTAGATTGGTTTGGCCTACCGATTACAGGCTTAGCATTTGGGTTATTTAGTTTAATGCTAACCATTTTCTTTATGCTCTATTTAAAATCAAAAAAATATTCACTCGCATTTGAGTAA